In the genome of Methanopyrus kandleri AV19, one region contains:
- a CDS encoding histone-like protein codes for MAVELPKAAIERIFRQGIGERRLSQDAKDTIYDFVPTMAEYVANAAKSVLDASGKKTLMEEHLKALADVLMVEGVEDYDGELFGRATVRRILKRAGIERASSDAVDLYNKLICRATEELGEKAAEYADEDGRKTVQGEDVEKAITYSMPKGGEL; via the coding sequence ATGGCCGTGGAGCTACCCAAGGCTGCCATCGAGAGGATCTTCCGGCAGGGTATTGGTGAGAGACGGTTGAGCCAGGATGCGAAGGATACTATCTACGACTTCGTTCCAACAATGGCGGAGTACGTAGCCAACGCGGCTAAGTCCGTACTGGACGCTTCCGGCAAGAAGACGCTGATGGAGGAGCACCTGAAGGCGCTGGCCGACGTCCTCATGGTGGAAGGTGTTGAAGACTACGACGGTGAGCTGTTCGGCCGAGCGACGGTACGCCGCATCCTGAAGCGAGCTGGGATCGAGAGAGCTAGCTCGGACGCCGTCGACCTGTACAACAAGCTGATCTGCCGTGCCACGGAGGAGCTGGGTGAGAAGGCCGCCGAGTATGCGGACGAAGACGGCAGGAAGACCGTACAGGGAGAGGACGTCGAAAAGGCCATCACGTACTCCATGCCCAAGGGTGGAGAGCTCTAA